GCCCTCCTGGCCATCCCGGTGACGAACGGCTCCTTCAACCCGGCCCGCTCCATCGCCACGGCCGTCTATGGCGGCCCTGCCGCGCTGGCGCAGCTCTGGGCCTCGATCGTGGCCCCGATCGCCGGAGGCCTGATCGCCGGTTTCGCCCACAAGGCCCTGTTCGAGGGCGAGGCGAAGTAGCGGCCTGCCCGTCCGGCGGGTGAGCGCCGAGGTCAGGATCCGCCAGGGCCGCTGCCCTCCGGCCCCGTCGGGGTTCTGAGCGAGTCCCAGTCCTGGGCCGCCCAATCGATCGGCCCCGAGTTCCGGGCGGCCTTGGGCGCACGCTTGCCGTCCGGCGCGGCGGCTTCGGCGCGCGACGACGGCGACGCCCCCGGCTTCGTCGGCTTCGGGGCGCCCGTCGCACTCCGCTCGTCGTGCTTCCAGGGCAGCGGAAGAGCCATCAGCTCCTCGCCCATCCGCACCCCGTGGGGCGGCACCACCAGGAGCAGCTCGGCCCCGGCCCATTCGGCCAGACCGTGGCCCGGCCCGCACGGCGAGGCCATGCCGAACACCGTGTGGCCGGGCACCAGACGCGCAGGGCGGAGTTCGGCGTCCAGGGCGCGCCCCGAGGGCACGGGCCGGAAGGCCTGGGCCTCGCGGCGCCCCAGGGAGGCGAACAAGGGCTCCCCCAGCAGGGCCAGCGCGGTCAGCGCTTCGCCGGGCGTGCCGGGCAGGCCGAGGACATGGCGGCCGTCCGGCAGCACGCCCGCCACCACGGTCTGGAGCGGTTCGCAGGACACGCCGTCCACCACGTACTCGATGCCGAGCGCCTCCAGCGCCTCGCGCAGATGGTCCTGCTCGCCCGCTCCCGTTCCACCGACCGTCACGACGACGTCGACGGGCGCCGCCGCGCCGTCGGCGTCCTCCTCCAGGGCCGCGCGCCACTCGGCCGCCGTGCCGGAGATCCTGACCGTGTTCTCGACCGCGACGCCCCAGGCGTCCAGCAGCAGCCCCAGCACCGGTCCCAGCGTGTCCCGGTCCTCACCCCACCCGGGACGGCCCTGAGTCACCAGGTGGCCCGACTGCACCACCTGCACCCGAGGCTTCGGAATGGCCGCGACGGTGTCGAGCCCGGCGCCGGCCAGCACTGCGAGGCGCAGCGGGTCCAGCGTCGAGCCACGGGCCACGAGGGGCGCGCCCGCAGGCAGCCCTTGCCCCGATGGCACGATATTCTCACCGTTGCGCGGCGCCCCGGGTCGGGCGCCCGGCGCACGGTCGACGACGGCGAGCCCCTCGGCGTCCAGCGTCACGCGGGCGTCTCCCAGGGCCAGCACGCCCTTGCCGCCGGGAGGCAGCGGCCGCCCCTTCTCGACACGGCTGCTCTGACGACCCGCCAGACGCTCCCCCGGTTCGGCGATCACCCACGGCGGACTGCCGTTGACGGCCCAGCCGTCGACCGCGGCCCTCGCGCCGAACGGGACGTCCTCCTCGGCGACGACGTCCTCGGCCGTCAGCAGGCCGGCCGCCTGCGCCAACGGCACGTGAACGGCGGGAAGGGCTTCCACCCGGTCCTGCAGCAG
This portion of the Arthrobacter woluwensis genome encodes:
- a CDS encoding molybdopterin-binding protein; the encoded protein is MTAQDGVPTAKLSWDEARSLLQDRVEALPAVHVPLAQAAGLLTAEDVVAEEDVPFGARAAVDGWAVNGSPPWVIAEPGERLAGRQSSRVEKGRPLPPGGKGVLALGDARVTLDAEGLAVVDRAPGARPGAPRNGENIVPSGQGLPAGAPLVARGSTLDPLRLAVLAGAGLDTVAAIPKPRVQVVQSGHLVTQGRPGWGEDRDTLGPVLGLLLDAWGVAVENTVRISGTAAEWRAALEEDADGAAAPVDVVVTVGGTGAGEQDHLREALEALGIEYVVDGVSCEPLQTVVAGVLPDGRHVLGLPGTPGEALTALALLGEPLFASLGRREAQAFRPVPSGRALDAELRPARLVPGHTVFGMASPCGPGHGLAEWAGAELLLVVPPHGVRMGEELMALPLPWKHDERSATGAPKPTKPGASPSSRAEAAAPDGKRAPKAARNSGPIDWAAQDWDSLRTPTGPEGSGPGGS